A region of the Arenibacter antarcticus genome:
AACCTTGCTAATTTTCCGGCCGCAGCTAACCCATATTTTGTGAGAATGACGGGCACTACGCCAAACGCCTCGGTATTGGAATTGGCCATGGCTCAGAACCCAACTTTCTTTACACTTTCAGATGTTGGTGGGAATGATGTATTGGGATATGCTGTTTCTGGTGGAGAGAGCGATATCAGTGCGGATAATTATAACCCTATTACTCCCCCAGCGGTTTTCGGAGGCTCCTTTACTGCATTGGTAGATGGGCTAACCGCCAATGGTGCCAAGGGAGTTGTAACCAACGTACCTTATATTACTTCTTTACCACATTTTACAACAGTTCCACATAAACCTTTAAATCCAACTAATCCCGACTTTGGTCCGCAGATACCGCTGTTAAATTCCATTTTTGGGGCATTAAACCAAATCTATGAAGCGGTACAACAGCCGAATCGTAAGGTTGTATTTTCTGAGACAGCTGCTAGTGCGGTTGTTATTAGGGACGAGACATTAGCGGATATATCTTTACAAATCGAGGGAGCTTTAAATAACAGCCCAACATTCCCCGCTTTTATTGCCCAATTTGGACTTCCTGCGCAGGCTGCTCCGCTAGTTGCTAACCTATTAGGCACAGCCTATGGGCAAACAAGGCAGGCTACCTCAGGAGATCTTTTGGTGTTGCCTAGTAGTTCTATAATAGGAACTGTGAATACGGGTTCTGTGGCTGCTTTGATGAGTATGGGGTTGTCGCAGCAATTGGCGGGACAATTTTCTATAGAAGGAATTACCTTTCCATTGGCAGATAAATGGGTAGTTCTTCCTAGCGAACAAGACGAAATAAAAGCGGCGACCGATGCTTATAACGCCACCATCCAGTCTGTGGCCGATGCTAAGGGTCTGGCTCTAGTGGATTTTAAGGGCATACTGCAAAAAGCAGCAACCCAAGGAGTATCTGATGGAAATTTTATATTCACCACTGCATTGGTGCAAGGTGGTTTAATGGGATTAGATGGGATTCATTTAACCTCTAGGGGTTATGCAGCATTGGCCAATAAATTTCTAGAAGCCATGGATGCCAAGTATGGATCTAACTTTATAGAAGCCGGGGTAAAGGCGGATGTTGGAGCGTATCCCACAAACTATAGTCATACATTTCAATAAATGAGACATAAATAACAATTCAAAAACACCTTCTAAATGGAGGTGTTTTTTTATATCCAAAAAACATCCTATTCCCCTTTCTTTGTTTAATTAAAAAAATATATCTTTGCAGCGCGAAAAATGTAATGGTAGTTTAATTTGGTCCCGTAGTTTTTCGAATTAATATTTCTCAACATTAAACACTTAAGTAATGTCTAAAGTTACAGGTAAAGTTTCCCAAATCATCGGCCCGGTTGTGGATGTAGAATTTCAATCTGGAGCAGACCTTCCAAAAATATACGATTCTTTGGAAATCCAAAATGAAGATGGATCACTATTAGTATTGGAAGTTCAATCCCATGTTGGGGAAAGTACCGTGCGGACAATTTCCATGGACTCCACGGATGGTTTAAGCAGAGGTGTTGAGGTAAAAGCAACAGGTAGCGCTATTCAAATGCCTATCGGTGATGACGTATACGGTCGTCTTTTCAACGTAATTGGTGATGCTATTGATGGCCTTGGCAATTTGCCGAAAGCTGGTAAGGATGGTCTTCCTATCCATAGGGATGCCCCTAAATTTGAAGATCTGTCCACTTCTACCGAAGTATTGTTTACCGGGATTAAGGTAATCGACTTAATTGAGCCTTATGCAAAAGGAGGTAAAATTGGTCTTTTTGGAGGAGCTGGTGTAGGTAAAACAGTATTGATTCAGGAGTTAATCAACAACATTGCAAAAGGACACGGTGGTTTATCTGTATTTGCAGGAGTTGGGGAGCGTACCCGTGAAGGGAACGATTTGCTACGTGAGATGTTGGAATCAGGAATTATAAAATATGGAGACGATTTCTTGCATTCTATGGAAGAAGGCGGATGGGATCTATCCAAAGTAGATAAAGAAGTAATGAAAGAGTCCAAAGCAACTTTTGTTTTTGGACAGATGAACGAACCTCCTGGAGCTCGTGCGCGTGTGGCCCTTTCAGGATTGACCATTGCAGAATATTTCCGTGATGGAGCGGGTGAAGCACAAGGGAAGGACGTTTTATTCTTCGTGGATAACATCTTCCGTTTTACGCAGGCAGGATCAGAGGTATCGGCACTTTTGGGTCGTATGCCTTCTGCAGTAGGGTACCAACCAACTTTGGCAACAGAGATGGGAGCCATGCAGGAGCGTATTACATCAACAAAAAGAGGATCTATTACTTCTGTACAGGCGGTTTACGTACCTGCGGATGATTTAACGGATCCGGCACCGGCAACAACATTTGCCCACTTGGATGCTACTACAGTATTGTCTCGTAAGATTGCTGAGTTGGGTATTTACCCAGCAGTAGATCCATTGGATTCTACTTCTAGGATCTTAACAGCAGAAATTTTAGGTAAAGACCATTACGCTTGTGCCCAAAACGTAAAAGAATTATTACAACGATATAAGGAACTACAAGATATAATTGCCATCTTAGGGATGGAAGAACTGTCTGAAGAAGATAAATTGGCAGTAGGTAGAGCAAGACGTGTACAGCGTTTCCTTTCTCAGCCTTTCCATGTTGCGGAACAATTTACTGGGATTCCAGGAGTTTTGGTAGATATTAAGGAGACCATTAAAGGATTTAATATGATTATGGATGGTAAATTAGATCACCTTCCAGAATCTGCCTTTAACCTTAAAGGAACCATTGAAGAAGCTATAGAAGCAGGAGAAAAAATGCTTGCTGAGGTATAATCTAGTAGATGGTAGATAGTGAAGGTTGGCATTTAACAGCTTACTACTTACTACTTAATACTTAATACTATAAAAATATGTATCTAGAAATTGTGTCCCCAGAGGCTACGTTATTTACAGGAGAGGTTACTTCGGTAACTGTGCCTGGTGTAAATGGTGAATTTCAAATGTTGAATGACCACGCGCCTATAGTATCCCTATTGGAGGAAGGTAATGTGAAGATAAAGGGAAATGTGGTTGTTGAGGAAGCCTATGAAGGTAAATTCTCAAAAGCTGCCAATGGTGATACGGTGTTACATATTACCAGTGGTACGGTAGAAATGAAGAAAAACAGGGTGATAATATTAGCAGATTAATACGAGATCCCTATACATAATTAGTGAAAAGCCATACAATTTGTATGGCTTTTTTATTTTTATGGATGTACGATACCTGTTGTTTTTAATTTAAGCTTAAGATATCCTGCACCCAATTTTTTGCAGTGTATTTTTGATAAAGGTTCCATTCGGTTTTTTGATATGGGGTAGCAAGGAATTCTTCCGGGATATGGAGATTATTAAAATCTATAACGTGAATGTTGGTTGGGTTGTAGAAAGGATATTGTTTTATATGGCTATTATTGGTAATCAATTTCTTTTCATTGCCCATTGCCTCAAATACTCTAAAGCTCAATCCATTTTGTTCCGGGCGTTGTATATCTACAAATGTGGTCACATGCTTTAAGTGTTGGTCTATTTGTTGAATATTTATTTTGCAAGAGATGACTTGAAATAGAGCGGTTTTAAGAGGTTTTTTTGAAAAGAGGATGAATCGTGTGGGAATGTTATTATGATGACAGTATTCCGCTAGTTTTCGCAATTTAGGGTATCTGACATCTTTAGACGAGATATTAAATAAGTTACGCTTACTATCCGAGTTTCTAAAGCGTTCCGTAGGGATAAAATTGGTAATAAATTTTAAATTGTGCTTTTTGCAATCAGCAGGCTCATAACTAAAAACTTCGTCGAAAAAGTGGATGTAATGTTCCTGGATGGGCATTTTTTTTAATCCATCAAATAAGTAAACAATATAGTCTTTCGTAATACTCTTTAGGTATTTGTGGGTCTTTGAGTTTAGGTTTTGAGGATGGGTAACCAATATCTTGTCGTAAACTTTGGTACTCGTAAATTCTTTAATAGTATCTTCCCTATGTTTTTTTTTGATTGAGTTGCCATTTATTTTTCTTAGAAAAGAAATTAATCTTTGCCCAAAACTTTTGTATTTAAATTTTAAGGGCCACTTACAGTAATATAGAATATGTACATCATGCCCCATATTTTCCAACTCTTGGCGGGGAACTTCCATATAGCCCATAATATGGTTTGAAATTAGTAAGATCTTCATTTTTACGAACTTAAATTTAGGCACTGTTGCATGGATAGTGAGGCATATTGGCCTGGGAGATAAAAGTAATTAAATTATTGGTGGCGGTTGCCAATCATTAAACAGAAATTTGGTGTGTTAAGGATGCTGAATTTCTGCCAAATATCCATTGTTTTCTGCAGAGATTAACGCTATCATCCCGCTCCTCAAAGTCTCCCGACTTTGCGGAAATCACCAATTCGAGAAGTTAATCTAAACAAAAATATTAAAGAAGGCAATATCATACGTGTGTAAGACAAAGCACATTTCAATACAGTTACTGCTGAGATAAATCCAGCCCCGCTCCGCAAAGTCTCCCGACTTTGCGGAAATTACCAATTCGAGTTAATCTGAACAAAAATTTTAAAGAAGGCAATATCATACGCGTGCAAGACAAAGCACATTTCCATACAGTTACTGCTGAGATAGATCCAGCCCCGCTCCGCAAAGTCTCCCGACTTTGCGGAAATTACCGATTCGAGAAGTTAATCTGAACAAAAATTTTAAAGAAGGCAATATCATACGCGTGCAAGACAAAGCACATATCATTACAGTTACTGCTGAGATAAATCTAGCTCTCCCAAGCTAGTGGAATAACCAAAAAAATGAGGGGGTTCTATTATAAAAAAGAGATTAAAATAAGACTTAACTAATAGTGCTACAGTGGGTTGTCTCTGTAGTAAGTCATTTCCTTTTAAGACGCGTTATTACTAACGTATTCCAATAACTATCATCGATATACTATTTCACATTAAGAAGAATAATCTTATAAAAGATAATTTAAATACTACAATTATTAATAGTATTTCGTCGAATAAATTAGGTAATTATGTAAATTTTAACTTTTTTTATTATTTAAGATCCTTTTTATGATGCTGTGTACGCTCGGTTTCACCCAATGTTTTAATTTTGACCACTTGGGCATGGGATATCGACTGCACGATCTCGGCGGAATCACCGCAACTAGAGTTCAATTTAATAGTATCCCTAACCATCTTCACTTACCTCCTTATTTTACTGAAAACCTAAATTTTAAGGCCCCCTCTCTGTATTACATCCCCCAATCATTTCGCTATTACAACAAAAATTTTGGCATGACCTTCTCCTACAAAAACAATGTCCTGCATGTAATAGAATCTTTGTTCCAGATGTGTAATAAAGCCCCCAGCTAAAGCATTTGAATCACTGGGCAATACCCCCGTACTCTTGCCCGGATTGAAAAATAAATGAAGGAGTAACCCTATGAAGCGAACTAGTTTTATCACGAATAGTAAATACACTAAGTGATGGACCCGATGGCATGATTATTTTGCTAGAGTAGCTGCCATATAATTCGTAGAGAATTGAGATTAGGCAACCCTAATCTCGACAACCAAGCGTATAAGTAAAAAACCAACCTGTCATAATTTCGAATTATGAAAAAAAAGACCGTACAGACTATCTCCTTGCTGTGGGCATGCCTTTACAGTATGAATGCCCTAGCATTGGGTGAGACCAATGAAATATACTCAGCGAGCAATCCCAAAAATGAAAAAAGCTTATATCATAATGTGGTAATAGTTTCAAGGCTAATTTCAAAGGATAAAGACAGCATCAAAATTAAAAAAAGAAACTCCTTCCTATTAGGAAAGAGTTTAGATTCCACTGTTGAGATAGGTCATTTATCGCGTTTACAACAAATTGCAGCTATTAGGAAGGGAAATAGTGTGATTTTCCAAAAAACGAAACCACTCTCGACATTCTCTAGTAACAACATCGTCCTTAAAGGCAAAGAACCTGCACTAATGGAGAAGTGGGAAACAAGAACCTTTCCTTTACTAGATGAAAATCTAGTTAAAAATCAAGACTTCAATGTCTCTTTCTTCAATTTGAAACCAGAATTCACCCAAGAGTTTATTGCTGCCAATTTTTCTAAGAACCCAAAAGTGGATACGCTGGTGGCACAAGCAAAACGCGCAATTGATGCGGTAAAGGAACTCGGAAATTTCGTAGATGTCATCACTGGAAAGGAATTGTTGGAATTACCAGTAGGACTAAGTAAAAAGGACTCCACTTCAGGAAATACCATTGAACTGTCCATTACCAAGGTGGTGTTTACTCCTCAATATGCCGAATTCAATGCATGGGCCAAAATGATTATACCTGTAAAAGGACCCAAGGGGGAGCCAAGTAGGGAGCTATATTTTGGAGCGGAAGGCATAAAACTCTCACATGACGGTGCCCTGTTGGGAGATATGAAATTGGTATTATTAGGAGACCAGGCTATTACCTTAAACGGGGATAGTTGGTTACTCACCCTTAAAGGGGGCGTTAATTTGAAAACAGGAGCCTTTGGCGATCAATCTTATATAGAATTCGACTGTTCTGGATTGAAATCAATTGGTTTGGAGGCCGACTTACGGATTTCCCGTAATATTCTGCTACCGATAACAAGTGGTGGTAATTATAAATGTGGTGATAAATCTGAGGACAAATATTTCAGAGATTCCGATGTAGTAAAAAATGAGTGCTATGTGGGGGCAAATTTTAGTGTAAAAGGTAATGGATGGAATGATTTACTGGTTGAAGTTTCCCTGCCCCAATTTGAAATAAGGGGATTAAAGGGATGGGGTTTCAATCTAAAACGTACGGTTTTAGACCTAAGCGATAGTCGTAATGCAGATGGAATAAAATTCCCAAAAGATTATAGTGAGGTGCTTACTAGGGGCCAACGCAACCTATGGCGAGGATTCTATGCTAAAGAGATTAGCGTAATGTTGCCCAAGGGCATAGAAAATACGGAATCATCCAACAAGCGGGTACAGTTTGGTGCCCAACACCTCATCTTGGACAGTCATGGCGTATCTGGTAGCTTCTTTGCCGAAGATGTATTGAAGGTAGGCGAAGGATCGGCTGGCCAATGGGCCTTTACCATTGCCGATGTAAGTCTATCCCTCTCTAGGAATGCATTGACTGGAGGGACCATAGGAGGAGATATCGCTGTCCCTATTTTAGAGAAACCTATGGATTACAAAGGCTACATACAGCATGATGGTTATGGTCTTCAGGTGGGACTTCAGAGTAAGTATAAGACGCCTGTTTTTCTAGGAGAAATGCATCTGGAACGTAACTCGAGTGTAGCAATCGATGTGAAAGATGGCACCGTATATCCCTCCGCAAACTTGGCGGGCCAACTATCCATGTTTGGAAAAATAAATCAAAAAGAAGGAGAAGAGGAATCAGCCAAGCCCGAATTTACAGAGAATAATGCGAAAGGTTTTAGTTTTCCTGGGATTACTTTCGAAGGCCTGAAGTTGGAAACGGAACCAGGAAAAAAGGGTATTAGTGCCAAAAGTTTTGGATTTGAGGGAGAAATGAAGTTGATGAACTTTCCTGCTTCCGTAGAGAAATTGGAATTAGTAACCCCGAGTAACCAAGTTGGACTCTCCTTTGACCTTAAAGTCAATTTGGACGGGGAAGGCTCCCATGCCACAACCAGCATGGTGGTAATGGGAAAATTGGAAGATGATGCGAAAGTCCAGAAATGGAAATTCGAACAGGTCAAAATTGACGGACTCGAAATAAATTATGAAAAAGGCAACATTAAATTAAAGGGAGGATTGGCTGTAATGGAAGACGACCCCACCTATGGTGACGGATTTTCAGGAGAGCTCACCCTTACGCTAACCGCCATAGATTATTCTGCATCAGGAAAAGCGATGTTTGGTAATAAGGATTTTAGGTATTGGTTTGTAGATGTCTGGTCAGATAAAAATGAAGATAAGAGTAGTGGTAAATTACTTATAAATTCTTTTGTGGGAGGCGTATCCCATAAGATGAGAAAAGTAAGTGGTAATAGTGATGGATTTTCACCATCATCTGCTGTTTACAAACCAGATAGCAACACGGGTTTAGGTGTAAGAGCCGGTATAGGTATTAGTGCTCAAAACAAAGGTGCATTTAGCGGAAGGGTTTATCTCGATATGGAATTCAATACCCATGGCGGTCTCAATAGAATAGGATTTACCGGAGAAGGGACTTTCATGGGAGGCGACAAAAATAGTTTTGCAAGCAATTCAAAAGATAATATGGGTTTTTTAGAGAATACGCTAAAAAATGTTGAAAAAGCCATCGAAAAAAATGAAAAACAAATAAAAAAATTTTTGGATGACGGCAACTATTTGGAGGCAGCCCAAAAATCCATTCCTAAATCCGATGTTGCAAAGCAAGGAAGTATTGGAGTTTATGTAGGCATTGAGAAGGACTTTGTGAACCAAACGTTTGATGGAGAGTTTGAGCTTTACTTAGATCTTGAGGGCATCCGAGGGGGTGGTCCCAACAATCTTGCAGGTTATGCTAAGATGCACACAGGGCCAGAAGATTGGTATATTTATATTGGTACTCCGCAAAAGCGAATTTCCTTAGTTTTTTCCATGGATGCGTTCGAGTTGGAAGTTGGCGGATATTTTATGACAGGTACCAAACTGCCCTCTCAATTAGATCCACACCCGCAAGTGGTAAAAATTTTGGGTAGTGATATGCTAAACGATAATCGTCAAGAGAATCAATTAGAAGCTGCCAAAGGCTTTGCATTCGGTCTTAATTTCATTTATCGGCAAAATTATAATTTCGCAATATTTTATGCATCGCTGGAAGCTGGTGCTGGTTTTGATGTTATGCACGCCTACTACCCTGACGCTAAATGCTTAGGCCGCCCTGGACCAATAGGTAATAACGGCTGGTATTCCATGGGTCAGATTTATGCGTATCTGTACGGGGAATTTGGAGTCGAGGTCAACCTACTATTTATAAAGGGAAAATTTCAGGTAGCCGAAGCAGGGGTAGCGGCTATGCTCCGCGGACAATTTCCAAATCCAGTATATATTCAAGGTTATGTAGGAATGTATTATAATATTTTAGGCGGTTTGGTTTCGGGACGAATGCGTCTAAAAGTAGAAATGGGCGAAGAATGTCAATTAGAGAACACTAATAATGAAATAGGTGTAC
Encoded here:
- a CDS encoding G-D-S-L family lipolytic protein; amino-acid sequence: MKNIKYVLLSAILIGFTACSDDDSNDVVIVPVPELTTGELDLTTYVAVGASFTAGYSDNALFKAAQEKSFPNILSQQFAQGGGGAFTQPLMNDNYGGLAVGGNRIFGPRLVFGGKTPVPIESLIGPITVSTDIAMNNPTGPFNNLGVPGAKSFHLLAPGYGNLANFPAAANPYFVRMTGTTPNASVLELAMAQNPTFFTLSDVGGNDVLGYAVSGGESDISADNYNPITPPAVFGGSFTALVDGLTANGAKGVVTNVPYITSLPHFTTVPHKPLNPTNPDFGPQIPLLNSIFGALNQIYEAVQQPNRKVVFSETAASAVVIRDETLADISLQIEGALNNSPTFPAFIAQFGLPAQAAPLVANLLGTAYGQTRQATSGDLLVLPSSSIIGTVNTGSVAALMSMGLSQQLAGQFSIEGITFPLADKWVVLPSEQDEIKAATDAYNATIQSVADAKGLALVDFKGILQKAATQGVSDGNFIFTTALVQGGLMGLDGIHLTSRGYAALANKFLEAMDAKYGSNFIEAGVKADVGAYPTNYSHTFQ
- the atpD gene encoding F0F1 ATP synthase subunit beta, whose product is MSKVTGKVSQIIGPVVDVEFQSGADLPKIYDSLEIQNEDGSLLVLEVQSHVGESTVRTISMDSTDGLSRGVEVKATGSAIQMPIGDDVYGRLFNVIGDAIDGLGNLPKAGKDGLPIHRDAPKFEDLSTSTEVLFTGIKVIDLIEPYAKGGKIGLFGGAGVGKTVLIQELINNIAKGHGGLSVFAGVGERTREGNDLLREMLESGIIKYGDDFLHSMEEGGWDLSKVDKEVMKESKATFVFGQMNEPPGARARVALSGLTIAEYFRDGAGEAQGKDVLFFVDNIFRFTQAGSEVSALLGRMPSAVGYQPTLATEMGAMQERITSTKRGSITSVQAVYVPADDLTDPAPATTFAHLDATTVLSRKIAELGIYPAVDPLDSTSRILTAEILGKDHYACAQNVKELLQRYKELQDIIAILGMEELSEEDKLAVGRARRVQRFLSQPFHVAEQFTGIPGVLVDIKETIKGFNMIMDGKLDHLPESAFNLKGTIEEAIEAGEKMLAEV
- a CDS encoding F0F1 ATP synthase subunit epsilon, whose protein sequence is MYLEIVSPEATLFTGEVTSVTVPGVNGEFQMLNDHAPIVSLLEEGNVKIKGNVVVEEAYEGKFSKAANGDTVLHITSGTVEMKKNRVIILAD